One stretch of Corynebacterium imitans DNA includes these proteins:
- the aldA gene encoding aldehyde dehydrogenase gives MSIQNYIGGEFSSVEKQIPVRNPSNGVLLGEAPDSEEHVVSLAIEAAKQAQPDWAKRTMIDRAGFLVKLASLIRRDAESLAKYLVEEQGKTQTLAATEVGFSADYLDYMAGFARQLEGEVLPSDRPNEVITLTYKPVGVVGAILPWNFPFFLIVRKLAPALLTGNTVVMKPSEETPLNAAAFCALVEEAGLPAGVFNMVFGTGATVGAAITSSPDMNLISMTGSVNTGKKIMAAAAENLTRVNLELGGKAPAIVLEDADLDLAADAIWNSRVINTGQVCNCAEVVLVQRDVHKEFVSKLVDKFNSTKYGDTSTDADLDMGPLINSTALSRVEKFVEEAVQEGADVLCGGERDQTLPEGYFFKPTILDNVKKGSAITRQEVFGPVLPIVVVDDLDEALEFANTSDYGLTSSVYTENLHHAMKAARELQYGETYINRENFEAMQGFHAGRRNSGIGGADGKHGLLEYVETHVVYTESKL, from the coding sequence ATGAGCATCCAAAACTACATCGGTGGAGAGTTCTCCTCTGTCGAAAAGCAGATCCCTGTTCGCAACCCTTCCAATGGAGTGCTTCTCGGTGAAGCCCCAGATTCCGAAGAACACGTAGTCTCCCTTGCAATTGAAGCTGCAAAGCAGGCGCAGCCGGACTGGGCGAAGCGCACCATGATTGATCGTGCCGGATTCCTAGTTAAGCTTGCGTCACTGATCCGTAGAGACGCGGAATCACTTGCCAAGTACCTCGTTGAGGAACAAGGTAAAACACAGACCCTTGCAGCTACCGAGGTCGGTTTTTCGGCTGACTACCTCGACTACATGGCGGGCTTCGCGCGTCAGTTGGAGGGCGAAGTACTGCCATCAGATCGTCCCAACGAAGTCATTACTTTGACGTATAAACCCGTTGGCGTAGTGGGAGCAATCCTTCCTTGGAACTTCCCGTTCTTTTTGATTGTAAGAAAGCTTGCCCCCGCATTGCTCACCGGAAATACGGTTGTGATGAAGCCAAGTGAAGAGACTCCCCTCAACGCAGCTGCATTCTGCGCGCTTGTTGAAGAAGCAGGATTACCAGCTGGTGTCTTCAACATGGTTTTTGGGACTGGTGCAACTGTAGGCGCTGCGATCACATCATCTCCAGATATGAATCTGATTTCGATGACAGGGTCTGTCAATACCGGTAAAAAGATCATGGCGGCTGCCGCAGAGAATCTCACACGAGTAAACCTCGAATTAGGCGGAAAAGCTCCTGCAATTGTTCTCGAGGACGCTGATTTGGATCTAGCAGCAGACGCGATCTGGAATTCGCGGGTCATCAATACCGGTCAAGTGTGTAACTGCGCTGAAGTCGTCCTAGTCCAAAGAGACGTACACAAGGAATTCGTCTCGAAGCTGGTGGATAAATTCAATTCCACGAAGTATGGAGACACCAGTACAGATGCTGATCTTGACATGGGCCCATTGATTAACTCAACTGCGCTTTCTAGGGTTGAAAAATTCGTCGAAGAAGCAGTTCAGGAAGGCGCCGATGTTCTTTGCGGCGGCGAACGCGATCAGACACTCCCCGAAGGCTACTTCTTCAAACCAACGATTCTTGACAACGTCAAGAAAGGAAGTGCGATTACCCGACAGGAAGTGTTTGGTCCGGTACTGCCAATTGTCGTCGTAGACGACCTCGATGAAGCACTGGAATTCGCCAACACATCCGACTACGGATTAACTTCCTCGGTCTATACTGAAAACCTGCATCACGCGATGAAAGCGGCGCGAGAGCTACAGTACGGAGAGACGTACATTAACCGCGAGAATTTCGAAGCGATGCAGGGATTTCATGCGGGCCGTAGAAATTCCGGAATCGGGGGAGCGGATGGCAAGCATGGCCTCCTAGAATACGTGGAAACTCACGTTGTCTACACCGAATCGAAGTTGTAG
- the catA gene encoding catechol 1,2-dioxygenase: protein MSEVNTTQTGQDPTAKGSGNAATAAFQNHIYKSDTSKERANEIYTDLLKAIADVAHKHQVTYDEYRVLKDWMIKVGEYGEWPLWLDVFVEHEIEEINYNRHDYTGTKGSIEGPYYVPDAPELPWKTTMPMRESDKQSEQLIFKGQVTDIDGNGLGGATVELWHADEEGYYSQYAPGIPEWNLRGTIVTNENGEYEITTVKPAPYMIPHDGPTGWFIASYGGHPWRPAHLHLRVKQPGFREITTQLYFRGGDYVDNDVATAVKPELILDPTPGESGLDEVTYNFALDKS from the coding sequence ATGTCCGAAGTGAACACCACCCAAACTGGACAGGATCCGACCGCGAAGGGTTCGGGTAACGCGGCGACTGCTGCGTTCCAGAACCACATCTACAAGTCGGATACGTCCAAGGAGCGCGCGAACGAGATCTACACGGATCTGCTCAAAGCGATTGCTGATGTCGCGCACAAGCACCAGGTGACCTATGACGAGTACCGCGTGCTGAAGGACTGGATGATCAAGGTCGGCGAGTACGGCGAGTGGCCGCTGTGGCTCGACGTGTTCGTTGAGCATGAGATCGAGGAGATCAACTACAACCGCCACGACTACACCGGCACCAAGGGCTCGATCGAGGGCCCGTACTACGTGCCGGATGCGCCGGAGCTGCCGTGGAAGACGACCATGCCGATGCGTGAGTCGGACAAGCAGTCTGAGCAGCTGATCTTCAAGGGCCAGGTCACCGACATTGACGGCAATGGTCTTGGTGGTGCGACCGTTGAGTTGTGGCACGCGGATGAGGAGGGCTACTACTCCCAGTACGCGCCTGGTATTCCGGAGTGGAACCTGCGCGGCACGATCGTGACCAATGAGAATGGCGAGTACGAGATCACGACGGTCAAGCCTGCGCCGTACATGATTCCGCACGATGGCCCGACTGGTTGGTTCATCGCGTCTTACGGTGGTCACCCGTGGCGTCCGGCGCACCTGCACTTGCGTGTCAAGCAGCCTGGTTTCCGTGAGATCACCACGCAGCTGTACTTCCGTGGTGGCGACTACGTGGACAACGACGTGGCAACCGCTGTGAAGCCGGAGCTGATCTTGGATCCGACGCCGGGCGAGTCCGGTCTGGACGAGGTCACCTACAACTTCGCACTGGACAAGAGCTAG
- a CDS encoding 4-hydroxyphenylacetate 3-hydroxylase family protein — MTGDEYIESLRDGREVYIHGERVDDVTTHPAFRNSVRMAARLYDGFHNPETADKLLTDTDTGSGGKTHPFFKVPRSVDDLRESRTAIETWARMSYGWLGRSPDYKAAFLGTLGAMPEFYSPYQENAERWYKESQEKVLYWNHAIINPPVDRHLPPDEVKDVFMKVEKETASGVVVSGAKVVATGSAITNFNFISHYGLPIKRPEFAIICTVPMDSPGVKLISRPSYSQNAAITGTPFDYPLSSRLDENDAVFVFDKVLVPWENIFAYGDPDQINGFMPKTGFINRFTFQGCIRLAVKLDFIAGLLLKALEIAGTSDFRGVQARAGEVIGWRNLFWALTDAMMLNPDEGADDSLLPNLEYGMAYRMFMATGYPRIKEIIEQDVASGLIYLPSGALDFKNAEIRPYLDKYVRGSNGVTAVDRVKLMKLLWDSIGTEFGGRHELYERNYSGNHENVRIEMLLNAMNNGVKDQMFGMVEDCMAEYDLDGWTDKASDLIQSDDVNVFMKNLK; from the coding sequence ATGACGGGCGACGAGTATATTGAGTCGCTCCGCGATGGGCGCGAAGTGTACATCCACGGCGAGCGCGTCGACGACGTGACGACGCATCCCGCGTTCCGCAACTCGGTGCGCATGGCCGCGCGGCTTTACGACGGCTTCCACAACCCGGAAACTGCAGACAAGCTGCTGACGGACACCGACACCGGCTCTGGAGGCAAGACGCACCCGTTCTTCAAGGTGCCGCGCTCCGTCGATGACCTGCGCGAATCCCGTACCGCCATCGAGACCTGGGCGAGGATGTCCTATGGCTGGCTCGGTCGCTCGCCGGACTACAAGGCAGCATTCCTGGGCACCCTCGGCGCAATGCCGGAGTTCTACTCCCCGTACCAGGAGAACGCAGAGCGCTGGTACAAGGAATCCCAGGAGAAGGTCCTGTACTGGAACCACGCCATCATCAACCCGCCGGTCGACCGTCACCTGCCGCCGGATGAGGTCAAGGACGTCTTCATGAAGGTAGAGAAGGAGACTGCCTCGGGCGTCGTGGTCTCTGGTGCAAAGGTTGTTGCTACCGGCTCTGCGATTACGAACTTCAACTTCATCTCGCACTACGGGCTGCCGATTAAGCGTCCGGAGTTCGCCATCATCTGTACGGTGCCGATGGACTCCCCAGGCGTGAAGCTCATCTCTCGCCCGTCGTACTCCCAGAACGCAGCCATCACGGGCACGCCCTTCGACTACCCGCTGTCCTCGCGCCTCGATGAGAACGACGCGGTCTTCGTGTTCGACAAGGTGCTCGTGCCGTGGGAGAACATCTTCGCGTACGGCGACCCGGACCAGATCAACGGCTTCATGCCGAAGACCGGCTTTATCAACCGTTTCACCTTCCAGGGCTGCATCCGCCTCGCCGTGAAGCTCGACTTCATCGCTGGTCTCCTGCTCAAGGCACTCGAGATCGCAGGCACCTCCGACTTCCGTGGCGTGCAAGCCCGCGCAGGTGAAGTGATTGGCTGGCGTAACCTCTTCTGGGCGCTGACCGACGCCATGATGCTGAACCCGGACGAGGGGGCCGACGATAGCCTGCTACCGAACCTGGAATACGGCATGGCGTACCGCATGTTCATGGCCACCGGATACCCGCGCATCAAGGAGATCATCGAGCAGGATGTCGCCTCCGGCTTAATCTACCTACCTTCCGGAGCCCTGGACTTCAAGAACGCCGAGATCCGTCCGTACCTGGACAAGTACGTCCGCGGTTCCAACGGCGTGACCGCCGTCGACCGCGTGAAGCTCATGAAGCTTCTGTGGGACTCCATCGGCACCGAGTTCGGCGGCCGCCACGAGCTCTACGAGCGCAACTACTCAGGCAACCACGAGAACGTCCGCATCGAAATGCTCCTCAACGCCATGAACAACGGGGTGAAGGACCAGATGTTCGGCATGGTCGAGGACTGCATGGCGGAGTATGACCTGGACGGTTGGACCGACAAGGCCTCCGACCTCATCCAGTCTGACGACGTCAACGTATTCATGAAGAACCTCAAGTAA
- a CDS encoding flavin reductase family protein, with amino-acid sequence MNQPAVSEAPQKFDSRELRNAFGRFTTGVTVVTCLAPDGKPHGATVNAFTAVSLDPPLAQVTLIRGNKASQYLEEQPFAINILAEDQLDVCMNFAGKPMAGGPAWRNEDGIPVLKGNAATIECKPWRTYDGGDHIIVIGEVIDVEVTDRSPLLFHAGKFRSAGSYLDGLPWDCCGDGLSIGWFGDNTSFRSF; translated from the coding sequence ATGAACCAGCCTGCGGTGTCCGAAGCCCCTCAGAAATTCGATTCACGTGAGCTGCGAAACGCATTTGGTCGTTTTACAACTGGCGTGACTGTCGTGACCTGTCTGGCCCCAGACGGCAAGCCCCACGGAGCGACCGTGAATGCTTTTACCGCTGTGTCGCTTGACCCGCCACTTGCGCAGGTGACGCTGATCCGTGGAAACAAGGCAAGCCAGTACCTGGAAGAGCAGCCCTTTGCCATCAACATCCTCGCGGAAGATCAGCTCGATGTCTGCATGAACTTTGCGGGTAAGCCGATGGCAGGTGGACCGGCGTGGCGAAACGAAGACGGCATCCCGGTGCTCAAAGGTAACGCCGCGACGATTGAGTGCAAGCCGTGGCGAACCTACGACGGCGGCGACCACATCATTGTCATCGGCGAAGTCATCGACGTCGAGGTAACTGACCGCTCTCCGCTGCTGTTCCATGCGGGCAAATTCCGGTCAGCCGGAAGCTACCTGGACGGTCTGCCCTGGGACTGCTGCGGCGACGGACTCAGCATCGGCTGGTTCGGGGACAACACGTCCTTCCGGTCTTTTTAA
- a CDS encoding LuxR C-terminal-related transcriptional regulator: protein MRLVTSFISREPEIDHLVSLLESANLVTITGAGGIGKTRLSLETGNRIHDSYPDGAWFLDLSAADSGEAVVPLVATDLEIPDQSSRPSQVRVVDYLRSKSMLLILDNCEHVVLAVSELAYLILTECPDVKMIATSRCQLGVPGEKLLHLEPLSLPSADALVDSAALAKTPAVAMFVERAHAADPAFELTAENASDIASICRRLDGIPLALELAAARIRSIGTGEFAERLEHQFTILQNGPHSAPSRQQTLENAVKWSYDLIDPQARLLWNRISIFPDTFDLLAAENICGFPPLSPEDVYPLLDDLVRNSVLRVERDRRRVRYRQFVSTKLYGQQQLSAEEAADLQARHREFFSRRAAEMAAHWPGPNQLTMLEMAREGHSNTVLALEHAYDTREEPNAAAEHVAALRYQWVAGLSLSEGRDRIEQFLALPGVTGPSRGELLWVGAWVALIQGDHDRGGELVQECWDLAEELDNVHLKAHARCWMALYHLFTGSLEQAIPLFGEALSLFDDLDDTAAELIAGFQHAMAFELSGAHTEALEVCAQAFTFADESGERWNRAHFHWVAGMAHFSLGQWESGRAHARQGLEISADFQDGIVSSLIVELQSWIESAVGNHELASSLATAADDIWRAQGTSVQAFGPAMKARSVKAREPLVFETQRVPRSKKDAIAYALSMYDKLPEPATANEPKVEKNSPLTRREREVAELVGSGLTNRQVADKLVISTRTVEGHVENIFSKLQINNRSQIAVWLHG, encoded by the coding sequence ATGCGCCTCGTCACCAGCTTCATCAGCCGAGAGCCTGAAATTGACCACCTCGTGTCCCTGCTGGAGAGCGCAAACCTCGTCACCATCACTGGCGCAGGCGGCATCGGGAAAACGCGTCTCTCCCTGGAAACCGGCAATAGGATCCACGATTCCTACCCGGATGGCGCGTGGTTTCTTGATTTGAGTGCAGCAGATAGCGGCGAAGCGGTGGTACCCCTTGTTGCAACTGATCTGGAGATTCCCGATCAGTCTTCCCGGCCTTCGCAAGTCCGAGTAGTGGACTACCTCAGGTCAAAGTCGATGCTGCTCATACTCGACAATTGCGAGCACGTAGTCCTTGCAGTCAGCGAGCTGGCATACCTCATTCTGACGGAATGCCCGGATGTAAAGATGATCGCTACCAGCCGCTGCCAACTCGGCGTTCCGGGGGAGAAGTTGCTGCACCTGGAGCCCTTGAGCCTTCCAAGCGCCGACGCGCTCGTAGATTCTGCCGCCCTGGCCAAAACTCCTGCGGTGGCAATGTTCGTCGAACGTGCGCACGCCGCGGACCCCGCCTTCGAGCTCACCGCTGAGAATGCCTCCGATATTGCAAGCATTTGCCGACGCCTCGACGGCATCCCACTCGCCCTCGAACTTGCCGCGGCGCGCATCCGCTCGATTGGCACAGGCGAGTTCGCGGAGCGCCTCGAGCACCAGTTCACGATCTTGCAAAACGGTCCGCACAGCGCGCCCAGCAGGCAGCAGACCCTGGAAAACGCCGTGAAGTGGAGCTACGACCTCATCGACCCGCAAGCGCGCCTGCTTTGGAACCGGATCTCTATCTTCCCCGATACCTTTGATCTGCTTGCCGCCGAGAACATCTGCGGGTTTCCGCCTTTGTCCCCTGAAGACGTCTATCCGCTGCTGGATGACCTGGTAAGAAACTCAGTCCTCCGGGTGGAGCGGGACCGCAGGCGGGTGCGCTACCGGCAGTTCGTATCCACAAAGCTCTACGGGCAACAGCAGCTGTCCGCTGAGGAAGCGGCCGACCTCCAGGCTCGTCACCGTGAGTTCTTCTCTCGTCGCGCCGCGGAGATGGCAGCACATTGGCCCGGCCCGAACCAGCTCACGATGCTCGAGATGGCACGGGAGGGACACAGCAACACCGTGCTCGCGCTCGAGCACGCCTACGACACCCGCGAGGAACCAAATGCCGCCGCGGAGCACGTCGCAGCACTGCGTTATCAGTGGGTAGCCGGCTTGTCGCTCAGTGAAGGCCGCGACCGGATCGAGCAATTTCTCGCACTGCCGGGGGTCACCGGCCCGTCGCGAGGTGAGCTGCTCTGGGTCGGTGCCTGGGTGGCCTTGATTCAAGGCGACCACGACCGTGGCGGCGAGCTCGTCCAGGAGTGCTGGGATCTCGCCGAAGAGCTAGACAATGTCCACTTGAAGGCACACGCCCGCTGCTGGATGGCCCTCTACCATTTGTTCACGGGATCACTGGAGCAGGCAATTCCACTCTTCGGCGAGGCATTGTCGCTTTTCGACGACTTGGACGACACCGCCGCCGAACTCATCGCCGGATTCCAACACGCCATGGCATTTGAGCTCAGCGGCGCCCACACCGAGGCATTGGAAGTATGCGCGCAAGCATTCACTTTTGCCGATGAGTCCGGGGAGCGCTGGAACCGCGCACACTTCCACTGGGTAGCCGGGATGGCCCACTTCTCACTCGGACAGTGGGAGAGCGGCCGTGCACATGCCCGTCAGGGTCTTGAAATTAGTGCAGACTTCCAAGACGGGATCGTCTCTTCGCTCATCGTTGAACTGCAGAGTTGGATTGAGTCAGCAGTCGGGAACCATGAACTCGCAAGCTCACTCGCTACGGCAGCCGATGATATTTGGCGAGCCCAAGGCACTTCAGTGCAAGCGTTCGGCCCGGCGATGAAAGCGCGCTCGGTGAAAGCCCGTGAGCCTTTAGTGTTCGAAACGCAACGGGTGCCAAGGTCCAAAAAGGACGCGATTGCCTATGCCTTGAGCATGTACGACAAGCTTCCCGAGCCAGCAACGGCAAACGAGCCAAAGGTTGAAAAGAACTCCCCGCTTACCCGCCGAGAGCGCGAGGTCGCGGAACTCGTCGGCTCCGGATTGACCAACCGGCAAGTTGCCGACAAGTTGGTCATCTCGACCCGGACGGTGGAAGGCCACGTAGAAAACATCTTCTCGAAGCTGCAGATCAACAACCGCTCGCAGATTGCGGTGTGGTTGCATGGGTGA
- a CDS encoding DUF2075 domain-containing protein: MSEHPQPFIQRVPYNEHFEDALVARYNQIPLDQREEWSTYQLDWPTVYVVRSRREGKYGAAQFEIYVGETNDIRKRTRQHLYQDPKNRDDWARFTRADDVEMYVVGHPYFNKSLTLDIENRLLHYLEACKLVERRNNRRTNEQRAYFTVEHLDTVFGQIWDVLHREEPELFEPVKEIQERAIFKASPFQRLNEEQLRAQDLVYQALESALEEDSDEHRLILVSGEAGSGKTVLISSIFAGIMMGVGEEDERYTHLVAPENRVTDASHREQTADQDEAVPVGTDIDGYLISGHKNDGGQYEVYKEIIRKSGIPYSRHGVRNSRVYKPTNFINTFSPDDPVDLVLIDEAHLLLTQKSQSYTEDQPQIGAILDRAKVVVAVFDPKQTLEAPQYWDIPIEEYFADKLFGEPIRLENQMRLEADPETISWIRHFVDDGAILPVPSDSRGYDLRIYETPSELEEAIRSKDSAVENSLARLLATYDWEFKSKKSNDETPDGAWYVDIAYANGEFTMPWNLMTEQPKEMRGKKAYRTAWSEAPHTINEIGSTYTIQGFDLNYAGVILGPSIVYRDGRVQIDPTKSAHKKAVYKRTPTLLIQQSRETDPNHEELRFEKKSHAEEMIRNELNVLLTRGTRGLFIYAVDDQLREELLRAAGMPGS, encoded by the coding sequence GTGAGCGAGCACCCGCAACCGTTTATTCAGAGGGTTCCCTACAACGAGCATTTCGAGGACGCCCTCGTAGCCCGCTACAACCAAATTCCTTTGGACCAGCGGGAGGAATGGAGTACTTACCAGCTGGACTGGCCGACTGTCTACGTTGTACGAAGTCGTCGGGAAGGGAAGTACGGAGCTGCGCAATTTGAAATATACGTCGGCGAAACTAACGATATTCGGAAGAGGACCCGGCAGCATCTTTACCAAGATCCCAAAAACCGCGACGACTGGGCAAGATTTACTCGCGCTGACGACGTAGAAATGTACGTCGTCGGTCACCCGTACTTCAACAAATCACTGACTCTGGATATCGAGAATCGGCTCTTGCACTATCTCGAGGCTTGCAAATTGGTCGAGCGGAGAAACAATCGCCGGACGAACGAACAGCGTGCGTACTTCACCGTTGAGCATCTAGATACCGTCTTTGGCCAAATTTGGGATGTACTCCATCGGGAGGAACCTGAACTGTTTGAGCCGGTGAAGGAGATTCAGGAGCGGGCGATTTTCAAGGCATCTCCATTCCAGCGTCTTAATGAAGAGCAGCTGCGCGCTCAGGACCTTGTCTACCAGGCGCTCGAGAGCGCACTTGAGGAAGACAGTGATGAGCACCGACTAATTCTTGTCTCGGGTGAAGCAGGCTCGGGAAAGACGGTCCTGATCAGCAGCATTTTCGCTGGAATCATGATGGGCGTTGGGGAAGAAGACGAACGGTACACGCATTTAGTCGCGCCGGAAAACCGCGTCACCGATGCAAGCCATCGAGAGCAGACGGCCGATCAGGATGAGGCAGTGCCAGTGGGAACTGACATCGACGGCTACCTGATCTCGGGGCACAAGAATGATGGGGGACAGTATGAGGTGTACAAGGAGATCATCCGGAAGTCGGGGATACCGTATTCGCGGCACGGTGTGCGAAATTCCCGGGTATATAAGCCAACTAACTTCATCAATACGTTTTCACCAGATGATCCGGTAGACCTTGTGCTCATCGATGAGGCACACCTTTTACTGACGCAGAAGTCGCAGAGCTACACAGAGGACCAACCACAAATTGGTGCCATCCTGGATCGCGCAAAGGTAGTCGTCGCAGTATTTGACCCGAAACAAACTCTCGAGGCACCTCAGTACTGGGATATACCGATCGAGGAGTACTTTGCGGACAAACTATTCGGCGAGCCTATCCGTCTCGAGAACCAGATGCGTCTGGAAGCGGATCCGGAGACTATCTCCTGGATTCGGCACTTTGTAGACGATGGGGCTATTTTGCCCGTCCCCTCCGATAGTAGGGGATACGACTTGCGGATCTACGAGACTCCGTCCGAGTTGGAAGAGGCCATTCGATCTAAAGACAGTGCGGTTGAGAACAGCCTTGCGCGATTGTTGGCAACCTACGACTGGGAATTTAAGTCCAAGAAGTCAAACGATGAAACGCCTGATGGCGCTTGGTACGTGGATATTGCCTACGCCAACGGGGAGTTCACCATGCCGTGGAACCTCATGACGGAACAACCAAAGGAAATGCGTGGCAAGAAGGCATACAGAACCGCCTGGTCGGAAGCTCCGCACACTATCAACGAAATCGGCTCTACATACACTATCCAGGGCTTCGACCTGAACTATGCGGGAGTAATTCTCGGTCCGTCGATTGTCTACCGGGATGGACGCGTACAAATCGACCCTACAAAATCCGCCCATAAAAAGGCGGTGTACAAGCGAACGCCGACGCTGCTTATCCAACAGTCACGCGAGACAGATCCCAACCACGAGGAGCTGCGATTCGAAAAGAAGTCACATGCAGAAGAAATGATCAGGAATGAGCTCAACGTGCTATTGACGCGTGGGACAAGAGGACTCTTCATATACGCAGTTGACGACCAGCTACGCGAAGAGCTCCTCCGCGCCGCGGGCATGCCTGGCAGCTAA
- a CDS encoding DUF2075 domain-containing protein has translation MSALQMKSGEFITAASDPESLVEQLLSTQLDSSLPRSAAAEQRSWRNSLPILAEDLAAAGLFDVDVFLEFPLPMSSQRIDALLAGTHPVTGNPSFVLLELKQWSSGRIFEGDTNLVQIPGMYAPQLHPARQVNGYRRYFNDFVTALEGRDEWVEAAAYLHNAEESAFQEEFYQAPEAEIFTSDSRSALQQFLKGVLGGPRDEDSIQAVLQSPSRPSKKLMQLAAEEVRNREQFVLVGEQQRAVDLIKHEVNLASRGRKKRVIVVSGGPGSGKSAIALSLLGELARDGKTVLHATGSRSFTQTLRKNAGYRHVDTQNLFKYFNSFINAETDVLDVLIADEAHRIRQTSNNRYTRAKDRSSRLQIDELVSVAKVPVFLLDDNQVVRAGELGSTEDIKKFATSLGYEVVHVGLTEQFRCGGSAEYVRWVEQILGLADGEPPEATLDTEDSFEVLLADSPQEMEAVLQSRTQTNETARIVAGFCWPWSDAQDGQLIDDVVIGDWARPWNNKGNRRVGDAPPSALWATKEGGFGQVGCIYTAQGFEFDWSGVILGPDLVWRDGRFETARAANCDPHFSRRNQVSDETFDLLIRHVYKVLLTRGMKGVVIYSPDKETREALKQLAS, from the coding sequence TTGTCTGCTCTGCAGATGAAGAGTGGGGAGTTTATCACCGCTGCATCTGACCCGGAAAGCCTCGTGGAACAGCTACTTTCAACACAGCTAGACAGTTCACTACCGAGGTCTGCCGCCGCTGAGCAAAGATCCTGGAGGAACAGTCTCCCGATACTGGCGGAGGATCTTGCGGCTGCTGGGCTGTTCGATGTCGACGTGTTTCTTGAGTTCCCTTTGCCTATGTCATCACAGCGAATTGATGCGCTTCTAGCTGGAACGCACCCGGTAACGGGGAATCCCTCATTTGTGCTTCTGGAACTCAAGCAGTGGTCATCTGGACGTATTTTTGAAGGGGATACCAACCTGGTGCAGATTCCGGGGATGTACGCCCCGCAACTTCATCCTGCCCGGCAAGTGAACGGTTACCGCCGCTATTTCAACGATTTCGTAACGGCGCTGGAGGGGAGAGACGAGTGGGTCGAAGCTGCGGCCTATCTCCACAATGCGGAGGAGAGTGCTTTTCAGGAGGAGTTCTACCAAGCTCCCGAAGCGGAAATTTTCACCTCTGATTCCCGGTCTGCGTTGCAGCAGTTCCTCAAAGGTGTCCTTGGCGGACCGCGAGATGAGGACTCAATACAGGCAGTGCTCCAGTCGCCCAGCCGGCCGTCGAAGAAGCTCATGCAGTTGGCTGCTGAAGAAGTCCGTAATCGAGAACAGTTTGTTCTCGTCGGCGAGCAGCAGCGTGCTGTCGATCTCATTAAGCATGAGGTGAACTTGGCATCGCGAGGGAGAAAGAAGAGGGTCATCGTCGTTTCTGGCGGTCCCGGAAGCGGGAAATCAGCGATTGCGTTATCGCTTTTGGGTGAACTGGCTCGAGATGGGAAGACTGTCCTTCACGCCACTGGTTCACGATCCTTCACCCAAACCCTGCGGAAAAACGCAGGCTATCGTCACGTTGACACGCAGAACCTGTTTAAATATTTCAATTCCTTCATCAACGCAGAAACCGATGTGCTGGATGTACTCATTGCGGATGAAGCTCACCGCATTCGACAGACCTCGAACAACAGATACACGCGTGCGAAGGATCGGTCTTCCCGTCTGCAGATAGATGAGTTGGTGAGCGTAGCCAAGGTGCCAGTTTTCCTCCTGGATGACAATCAAGTAGTCCGAGCGGGTGAGCTTGGCTCAACAGAAGACATCAAAAAGTTTGCTACGAGCCTCGGCTACGAGGTTGTCCACGTCGGCCTCACAGAGCAATTTCGCTGTGGCGGCTCTGCAGAGTATGTGCGCTGGGTAGAGCAAATCTTGGGACTGGCCGATGGCGAACCGCCCGAGGCGACGCTCGACACAGAAGATTCTTTCGAAGTACTGCTCGCGGATTCTCCGCAAGAAATGGAAGCAGTGCTTCAAAGCCGTACCCAGACGAATGAAACCGCCAGGATCGTTGCTGGGTTCTGTTGGCCGTGGTCAGATGCGCAGGATGGGCAGCTTATCGACGACGTCGTGATCGGTGACTGGGCGCGCCCCTGGAACAACAAAGGCAATAGGAGAGTGGGCGATGCACCGCCGTCGGCATTGTGGGCAACCAAAGAAGGCGGGTTCGGCCAGGTCGGTTGCATCTACACGGCGCAAGGGTTCGAGTTTGACTGGTCGGGCGTGATTCTTGGGCCGGATCTTGTGTGGCGCGATGGCAGGTTTGAAACGGCGCGCGCCGCCAATTGCGATCCACATTTTTCTAGGCGAAACCAGGTGTCTGACGAAACTTTCGATCTACTGATCCGCCACGTCTACAAAGTCCTATTGACCAGGGGAATGAAAGGAGTCGTCATCTACTCGCCAGACAAAGAAACCCGCGAAGCATTGAAGCAGTTGGCTTCCTAA